In Streptomyces chartreusis NRRL 3882, the following are encoded in one genomic region:
- a CDS encoding ABC transporter ATP-binding protein — MIRIDSVTKRYPDGTVAVDRLSLEIPDRSITVLVGPSGCGKTTTLRMINRMVEPSEGTILLDGEDIQRQPVTTLRRSMGYVIQNAGLFQHRTIVDNIATVPRMLGWGKQKARARAAELMERVGLDAALAKRYPYQLSGGQQQRVGVARALAADPPVLLMDEPFSAVDPVVRKGLQDELLRIQDELGKTIVFVTHDIDEAIKLGTMVAVMRTGGHLAQYAPPAELLSSPADAFVEDFLGGDRGIRRLSFFPSAPLELTSDPVIPLDATAEQIAAPDAPYLLVTDADGRPLGWSAPRDLVAGEIRPDRLLSHGRPFVPGTDSLRVALDCAVLSPTGWAVAVDTGGRVTGVVSQATIGEAIRTAHAAGRDDEKVAG; from the coding sequence TTGATACGGATCGATTCAGTCACCAAGCGGTACCCGGACGGCACGGTGGCGGTCGACCGGCTCTCGCTGGAGATACCCGACCGCTCGATCACCGTCCTCGTCGGACCGTCGGGCTGCGGCAAGACGACCACCCTGCGGATGATCAACAGAATGGTCGAACCGAGCGAGGGAACGATCCTCCTCGACGGCGAGGACATCCAGCGGCAGCCCGTCACCACCCTGCGCCGGTCCATGGGTTACGTCATCCAGAACGCCGGCCTCTTCCAGCACCGCACGATCGTCGACAACATCGCGACCGTGCCCCGCATGCTCGGCTGGGGCAAGCAGAAGGCCCGGGCACGGGCAGCGGAGCTGATGGAGCGGGTCGGGCTCGACGCCGCGCTCGCCAAGCGGTACCCGTACCAGCTGTCCGGCGGCCAGCAGCAGCGCGTCGGCGTGGCCCGGGCCCTGGCCGCCGACCCGCCGGTGCTGCTCATGGACGAGCCGTTCTCGGCGGTCGACCCGGTGGTGCGCAAGGGACTCCAGGACGAACTGCTGCGCATCCAGGACGAGTTGGGCAAGACCATCGTCTTCGTCACCCACGACATCGACGAGGCGATCAAGCTCGGCACGATGGTCGCCGTGATGCGCACCGGCGGCCACCTCGCCCAGTACGCGCCCCCGGCCGAACTGCTGTCCAGCCCCGCCGACGCCTTCGTCGAGGACTTCCTCGGCGGCGACCGCGGCATCCGGCGGCTGTCGTTCTTCCCGTCGGCACCGCTCGAGCTGACGAGCGACCCGGTGATCCCGCTCGACGCCACCGCCGAGCAGATCGCCGCCCCCGACGCCCCCTACCTCCTGGTCACCGACGCGGACGGCCGGCCGCTCGGCTGGAGCGCCCCGCGTGACCTGGTCGCGGGGGAGATCCGGCCGGACCGGCTGCTGTCCCACGGGCGGCCGTTCGTGCCCGGCACCGACTCGCTGCGGGTCGCCCTCGACTGCGCGGTGCTGTCGCCGACCGGCTGGGCCGTCGCCGTGGACACCGGCGGGCGGGTGACCGGCGTCGTCTCGCAAGCCACCATCGGCGAGGCGATCCGCACCGCCCACGCGGCGGGGCGCGACGACGAGAAGGTCGCCGGATGA
- a CDS encoding sensor histidine kinase, translating to MITRLRRAYRRMRLGTRLALGLGALSLVVFAVVGTALTTYMRDYLSAQLDTQLAQAQIAQSKSIADYGTLSGKKYYSWFYAVYDVSNGPPELRRPEDPADLPKDVDDFAALASAQTAAHKELLRTEHLRGAGTYRLRACEVEPGVVLVSAAPMADIEDTVGQLITIQVVTFALALLALVVFGRRMLRRGLKPLSDMASTAHGIASHDLTESAARLPLRADGRDGGPEVDELRTAFNTMLEHIDDSLAVRAEAEQRLRRFVADASHELRTPLMSVRGYADLFQYAAANAPEERDRHLARLRAEAARMGILLDDLLLLARLDAAEAEAPLRLEDADLVELVQQAADAFRAGRPDHPLTVTTGPAALTVRLDPQRVRQVLDNLLANAAVHTPPGTPVSVDVTVASDTALVRIADAGPGIPAEDQERVFDRFYRVDKARSRDRGGSGLGLAVAQSLVRAHGGRIELNSEPGATVFTVRLPLKETGLTDR from the coding sequence GTGATCACCCGGCTGCGGCGGGCCTACCGCAGGATGCGCCTGGGCACCCGGCTGGCCCTGGGCCTCGGCGCCCTGTCGCTGGTCGTGTTCGCCGTCGTCGGCACGGCCCTCACCACGTACATGCGGGACTACCTGTCGGCCCAGCTCGACACCCAGCTGGCGCAGGCCCAGATCGCCCAGTCCAAGAGCATCGCCGACTACGGCACGCTCTCGGGCAAGAAGTACTACAGCTGGTTCTACGCCGTGTACGACGTGTCCAACGGACCGCCCGAGCTCCGCAGACCGGAGGATCCGGCCGATCTGCCGAAGGACGTCGACGACTTCGCCGCCCTGGCCTCGGCCCAGACCGCCGCGCACAAGGAGCTGTTGCGCACCGAGCACCTCAGGGGCGCGGGCACCTACCGGCTGCGCGCCTGCGAGGTCGAGCCCGGGGTGGTCCTGGTCAGCGCCGCGCCCATGGCGGACATCGAGGACACGGTCGGGCAGCTGATCACCATCCAGGTCGTCACCTTCGCGCTCGCGCTGCTCGCGCTGGTGGTCTTCGGCCGCCGGATGCTGCGCCGCGGGCTGAAGCCGCTCAGCGACATGGCGTCCACCGCGCACGGCATCGCCTCGCACGACCTGACCGAGTCGGCGGCCCGGCTGCCGCTGCGCGCCGACGGCCGGGACGGCGGCCCGGAGGTGGACGAGCTGCGGACCGCCTTCAACACGATGCTGGAGCACATCGACGACTCCCTCGCCGTGCGCGCGGAGGCCGAGCAGCGGCTGCGCCGGTTCGTCGCGGACGCCTCGCACGAGCTGCGCACCCCGCTGATGTCGGTACGCGGCTACGCCGACCTGTTCCAGTACGCCGCCGCCAACGCCCCCGAGGAACGCGACCGGCACCTGGCCAGGCTGCGCGCCGAGGCCGCCCGGATGGGCATCCTCCTGGACGACCTGCTGCTGCTCGCCCGGCTGGACGCGGCGGAGGCGGAGGCGCCGCTGCGGCTGGAGGACGCCGACCTGGTGGAGCTGGTCCAGCAGGCCGCCGACGCCTTCCGGGCCGGCCGGCCGGACCACCCGCTGACGGTGACCACCGGCCCGGCGGCGCTCACGGTGCGACTGGACCCGCAGCGCGTCCGGCAGGTCCTGGACAACCTGCTCGCCAACGCCGCCGTGCACACCCCGCCCGGAACGCCGGTGTCCGTGGACGTCACCGTCGCCTCCGACACCGCCCTGGTCCGGATCGCCGACGCGGGTCCCGGCATCCCGGCCGAGGACCAGGAGCGCGTCTTCGACCGCTTCTACCGCGTCGACAAGGCCCGCAGCCGCGACCGCGGCGGCAGCGGTCTCGGCCTCGCGGTCGCCCAGTCCCTGGTCCGGGCCCACGGCGGCCGGATCGAGCTGAACAGCGAACCGGGGGCGACGGTGTTCACCGTGCGCCTGCCGCTGAAGGAGACGGGTCTTACGGACCGTTGA
- a CDS encoding ABC transporter permease has protein sequence MNVLNFVNSFFSDSAHWQGYDGIPARLGEHVQYTLEALALAAAIGLPIGLVTGHYGRGGNALSLVATAGRALPSFGLLVLMTTLLGFGMLPVMIPLVVLAVPPILVTTYEAMRSVDPSPVDAARGMGMHESRILFQVELPVALPLILSGLRSAAIQIVSTATIAAYVSLGGLGRYIVDGLYQRDYEKVVGGATLVAVLALVTLALFWAVARVAVSPGVRRS, from the coding sequence GTGAACGTACTCAACTTCGTCAACTCCTTCTTCAGCGACAGCGCCCACTGGCAGGGCTACGACGGCATCCCGGCCCGCCTCGGGGAACACGTCCAGTACACCTTGGAGGCGCTCGCCCTCGCCGCCGCCATCGGACTGCCGATCGGCCTGGTCACCGGCCACTACGGGCGCGGTGGGAACGCCCTGTCCCTGGTCGCCACCGCCGGCCGGGCCCTGCCCAGCTTCGGCCTGCTGGTGCTGATGACGACCCTGCTGGGCTTCGGGATGCTGCCCGTGATGATCCCGCTGGTCGTCCTCGCCGTCCCGCCGATCCTGGTCACCACCTACGAAGCGATGCGGTCCGTCGACCCCTCGCCGGTGGACGCCGCCCGCGGCATGGGCATGCACGAGTCCCGGATCCTCTTCCAGGTCGAACTGCCGGTCGCGCTGCCGCTGATCCTCAGCGGCCTGCGCTCGGCGGCCATCCAGATCGTGTCGACGGCGACCATCGCCGCGTACGTCAGCCTGGGCGGCCTCGGCAGGTACATCGTCGACGGCCTCTACCAGCGCGACTACGAGAAGGTGGTGGGCGGCGCGACGCTGGTCGCCGTCCTGGCGCTGGTCACGCTCGCGCTGTTCTGGGCGGTGGCACGGGTCGCGGTGTCGCCGGGCGTGCGCAGGAGTTGA
- a CDS encoding FMN-binding protein: MKRALPVLVLSVAGLIPVWRYAPSHDTGSSSTTEAAAPASTPSVSSSGGTTTTVVSGSTLDTEKGPVQVQVTFSGDRIASVRMLQQPNHPQTRAAVPKLIEETLQAQSADIDAVSGATITSDGYKESLQAAIDARG, encoded by the coding sequence GTGAAGCGAGCCCTACCCGTCCTCGTCCTGAGCGTCGCGGGCCTGATCCCCGTCTGGCGGTACGCGCCGTCGCACGACACCGGGTCGTCGTCCACCACGGAGGCCGCCGCGCCCGCGTCGACCCCCTCGGTCTCCTCGTCGGGCGGCACCACGACCACGGTCGTGTCGGGCTCGACGCTCGACACCGAGAAGGGTCCGGTGCAGGTCCAGGTCACCTTCTCCGGCGACCGGATCGCCTCGGTGCGGATGCTCCAGCAGCCGAACCATCCGCAGACCAGGGCCGCCGTGCCGAAGCTGATCGAGGAGACGCTCCAGGCGCAGAGCGCCGACATCGACGCGGTGTCCGGTGCCACCATCACCAGCGACGGCTACAAGGAGTCGCTCCAGGCCGCGATCGACGCGAGGGGCTGA
- a CDS encoding response regulator transcription factor: MEKVRLLVVDDDPPIADLVATVARYEGWEAVTAYSGEDALKRAAEFHPDIVVLDLMLPGVDGFGVLDRLRASGTMVPVVFLTARDGVADRVAGLTRGGDDYLVKPFAVEELMARLRTVLRRSAGPAFQRSVLQVGDLTMDEDTREVRRGENALSLTPTEYEVLRYLMRKSPTVLTKAQILDHVWEYGFGGRSNVVELVISRLRRKLDETDDGGAPLIHTVRGFGYVLRQASE, from the coding sequence GTGGAAAAAGTACGACTCCTCGTCGTCGACGACGACCCGCCCATCGCCGACCTCGTCGCGACCGTCGCCCGCTACGAGGGCTGGGAGGCGGTCACCGCGTACTCCGGCGAGGACGCGCTGAAGCGGGCCGCCGAGTTCCACCCGGACATCGTGGTGCTCGACCTGATGCTGCCCGGCGTCGACGGCTTCGGCGTCCTGGACCGGCTGCGCGCCTCCGGCACGATGGTGCCGGTGGTGTTCCTCACCGCGCGCGACGGCGTCGCCGACCGGGTCGCGGGCCTGACCCGGGGCGGCGACGACTACCTGGTCAAGCCGTTCGCCGTGGAGGAGCTGATGGCCCGGTTGCGGACCGTGCTGCGGCGCAGCGCCGGCCCCGCCTTCCAGCGGTCCGTGCTCCAGGTCGGCGATCTGACCATGGACGAGGACACCCGCGAGGTGCGGCGCGGCGAGAACGCGCTGTCGCTGACCCCGACCGAGTACGAGGTGCTGCGCTACCTGATGCGCAAGTCGCCCACCGTGCTCACCAAGGCGCAGATCCTCGACCACGTGTGGGAGTACGGCTTCGGCGGCCGTTCCAACGTCGTCGAGCTGGTCATCAGCCGGCTGCGCCGCAAGCTCGACGAGACGGACGACGGCGGCGCGCCGCTGATCCACACCGTGCGGGGATTCGGGTACGTACTGCGGCAGGCCTCCGAGTGA
- a CDS encoding ABC transporter permease, translating to MSDFLHDFFDIPSDLQHSWIGLVGLHLREALLPVAAGLLLALPTAQLCVRFRWLYPPVLGVTTVLYAIPSLAFFVVLIDYTGQTELTVMIPLAVYSLVVLVPAIVDGVRSVPQETLSAATAMGFGPVRRYFQVQLPIAVPAIIAGLRVATVSSISLVSVGMLIGNQGALGNLLHDAQIYNRPELTWNSVITTALLAILVDALLVLVRVLLTPWMPSGTAGRKQAPALKDADR from the coding sequence ATGAGCGACTTCCTCCACGACTTCTTCGACATCCCGAGCGACCTCCAGCACAGCTGGATCGGGCTGGTCGGACTGCACTTGAGAGAGGCCCTGCTGCCGGTCGCCGCCGGACTGCTCCTCGCGCTGCCGACCGCCCAGCTCTGCGTGCGCTTCCGCTGGCTCTACCCGCCCGTCCTCGGCGTCACGACCGTGCTGTACGCCATCCCGTCGCTGGCGTTCTTCGTCGTCCTCATCGACTACACCGGGCAGACCGAACTCACCGTGATGATCCCGCTGGCCGTGTACAGCCTGGTGGTGCTCGTCCCGGCGATCGTCGACGGGGTGCGCTCGGTGCCGCAGGAGACCCTGTCCGCGGCCACCGCCATGGGCTTCGGGCCCGTACGGCGGTACTTCCAGGTGCAGTTGCCGATCGCGGTCCCGGCGATCATCGCCGGCCTGCGGGTGGCGACCGTGTCGAGCATCTCCCTCGTCAGCGTCGGCATGCTGATCGGCAACCAGGGCGCGCTCGGCAACCTGCTGCACGACGCCCAGATCTACAACCGGCCCGAACTGACCTGGAACTCCGTGATCACCACGGCCCTCCTGGCGATCCTCGTCGACGCCCTGCTGGTCCTCGTGCGCGTGCTGCTGACGCCCTGGATGCCCAGCGGCACGGCCGGCCGCAAGCAGGCGCCCGCACTCAAGGACGCAGACCGGTGA
- a CDS encoding ferric reductase-like transmembrane domain-containing protein, with the protein MTTLQERPAASRPGVRPGVLGRTGLYAVLLANAVVVTVFFVQAGFASNTLIVLGRLAGLYGALLMAFQLLLVARLPWFDRRIGMDRLTSWHRWTGFSVLWLLLAHVVFIVFGYAQSSSLDPVNQLVDLAETVEGVLRAITALAIIIVVGVVSARYARRRLAYETWHFIHLYTYVAVVLAFTHQVAAGTTFTSSSVARTYWYAVWGVALASVFAGRLVLPLWRNLRHRLRVTAVVPENDDVVSVYVTGRDLDRLPARAGQFFLWRFLTRDRWWQANPFSLSAAPDGRTLRLTVKRAGDGSAALRHLKAGTRVFAEGPYGAFTTLHRTRPDALLIAGGVGVTPIRALLEELHGHAVVIYRVATDRDAVLYDELRELALAKGAELHLVTGPPVPDRLAPRELARLVPDIADRDVYLCGPPPMMNAVLGSLRELGVPRTQTHFERFSLAG; encoded by the coding sequence GTGACGACCCTCCAAGAACGCCCCGCGGCGTCCCGCCCGGGTGTGCGCCCCGGAGTGCTGGGCCGCACCGGCCTGTACGCGGTGCTGCTGGCCAACGCGGTCGTCGTGACCGTCTTCTTCGTCCAGGCCGGTTTCGCCTCGAACACGCTGATCGTGCTGGGGCGGCTGGCGGGACTGTACGGGGCGCTGCTCATGGCGTTCCAGCTGCTGCTGGTGGCGCGGCTGCCGTGGTTCGACCGGCGGATCGGCATGGACCGGCTGACGTCCTGGCACCGCTGGACGGGCTTCTCGGTGCTGTGGCTGCTGCTGGCCCACGTCGTGTTCATCGTCTTCGGCTACGCGCAGTCCTCGTCCCTGGACCCGGTGAACCAGCTGGTGGATCTCGCGGAGACCGTCGAGGGCGTGCTGCGCGCGATCACCGCCCTGGCGATCATCATCGTGGTCGGCGTGGTCTCGGCCCGCTACGCCCGGCGCCGGCTGGCGTACGAGACCTGGCACTTCATCCACCTGTACACCTACGTCGCGGTGGTGCTGGCGTTCACGCACCAGGTCGCGGCGGGCACGACGTTCACCTCGTCGTCGGTGGCGAGGACCTACTGGTACGCCGTGTGGGGCGTGGCCCTCGCCTCGGTGTTCGCGGGCCGGCTGGTGCTGCCGCTGTGGCGCAACCTCCGCCACCGGCTCCGGGTCACGGCCGTCGTCCCCGAGAACGACGACGTCGTCTCGGTCTACGTCACGGGCCGCGACCTGGACCGGCTGCCCGCCCGCGCCGGACAGTTCTTCCTGTGGCGGTTCCTGACCAGGGACCGCTGGTGGCAGGCCAACCCGTTCTCGCTGTCCGCCGCGCCGGACGGCCGTACGCTGCGCCTGACCGTCAAGCGGGCCGGCGACGGCAGCGCGGCCCTGCGGCACCTCAAGGCCGGCACGCGGGTGTTCGCCGAGGGGCCCTACGGCGCCTTCACCACCCTGCACCGCACCCGCCCGGACGCCCTGCTCATCGCCGGTGGTGTCGGTGTCACCCCGATCCGGGCCCTGCTGGAGGAACTGCACGGCCACGCGGTCGTGATCTACCGGGTGGCCACGGACCGGGACGCCGTCCTCTACGACGAACTGCGCGAACTCGCGCTCGCCAAGGGTGCCGAGCTGCACCTGGTCACCGGGCCTCCGGTGCCCGACCGGCTGGCGCCGCGGGAGCTGGCGCGTCTGGTGCCGGACATCGCCGACCGGGACGTGTACCTGTGCGGCCCGCCGCCGATGATGAACGCGGTGCTCGGCAGCCTGCGCGAGCTGGGCGTGCCCAGGACGCAGACCCACTTCGAGCGCTTCAGCCTGGCCGGCTGA
- a CDS encoding FAD:protein FMN transferase, translating to MRRVEHVMGFPVSVRIDDEGFPGAPVDGFFAWLREVDARFSPFRPDSEVARLDRGEVPDPSPALREVLDLCEEYRIATGGAFDVRLPGRGLDPCAVVKGWSVQKGAELLRTAGARRFCLNAGGDVIASGGPWRVGVRHPERADRLCTVLDLTDGAVATSARYERGDHIFDARTGRPATGLLSMTVVAPTLTQADTVATAAFALGTQGVEWAAARENCEVFAVDAAGRVLRSPGFPVAGTGAVAA from the coding sequence ATGCGGCGCGTCGAGCACGTCATGGGGTTCCCGGTGTCGGTACGGATCGACGACGAGGGCTTCCCCGGGGCGCCCGTGGACGGCTTCTTCGCCTGGCTGCGCGAGGTGGACGCGCGGTTCAGCCCGTTCCGCCCGGACAGCGAGGTGGCACGGCTGGACCGGGGCGAGGTCCCGGACCCCAGTCCTGCGCTCCGCGAGGTCCTGGACCTGTGCGAGGAGTACCGGATCGCGACCGGGGGCGCCTTCGACGTCCGGCTGCCCGGCCGCGGCCTCGACCCCTGCGCCGTGGTGAAGGGCTGGTCGGTGCAGAAGGGAGCGGAGCTGCTGCGGACGGCCGGGGCGCGGCGCTTCTGCCTCAACGCGGGCGGCGACGTGATCGCCTCCGGCGGCCCCTGGCGCGTCGGCGTACGCCACCCCGAGCGCGCCGACCGGCTCTGCACGGTCCTGGACCTCACGGACGGGGCCGTCGCGACCTCCGCCCGCTACGAACGCGGCGACCACATCTTCGACGCCCGCACGGGCCGGCCGGCGACCGGTCTCCTCAGCATGACCGTCGTGGCCCCCACCCTGACCCAGGCGGACACGGTCGCGACCGCGGCGTTCGCCCTGGGCACCCAGGGCGTCGAGTGGGCGGCGGCCCGCGAGAACTGCGAGGTGTTCGCGGTGGACGCGGCCGGGCGCGTACTGCGGAGCCCGGGGTTCCCGGTGGCCGGGACGGGGGCCGTCGCCGCGTAG